In Citrus sinensis cultivar Valencia sweet orange chromosome 2, DVS_A1.0, whole genome shotgun sequence, a single genomic region encodes these proteins:
- the LOC102608277 gene encoding uncharacterized protein LOC102608277 isoform X1, whose translation MTDACIRGVVEAIHASPTQAVVYIAGGASQALGMLMSIPGATNTVLEAVVPYSRMSMIQLLGQIPNQFCSQQTAVNMALLAYNRALKLSRPGAPVLGVGFTGALASTHPKLGDHRFHLSTRTSDRLWVSTVTLSKGLRTREQEDKVSSHLLLKAMASACKVPATFNSELTDSETVDECEQQFSEDQELEQIINGEICFKVYPFLNETQVFNEERKIILSGSFNPLHDGHLKLLEVATRICGNGYPCFELSAVNADKPPLSVSQIKDRVKQFEKVGMTVIISNQPYFYKKAEFFPGSAFVIGADTAARLIDPKYYDGDPGKMVEVLSGCKRTGCTFIVAGRNIDGVFKVLEDFDIPEVVRDIFVSIPVEEFRMDISSTEIRKRGGM comes from the exons ATGACGGACGCTTGCATCCGAGGTGTCGTGGAAGCCATACACGCTAGCCCCACTCAAGCCGTCGTCTACATCGCCGGCGGCGCATCTCAG GCTTTAGGAATGTTAATGTCAATTCCGGGAGCAACAAACACTGTGCTTGAAGCAGTGGTACCGTACTCCAGAATGTCCATGATTCAATTACTCGGCCAG ATTCCAAATCAGTTTTGTAGTCAACAAACTGCTGTTAATATGGCTTTGTTAGCTTATAATCGGGCACTTAAGCTCTCTAGACCAG GTGCCCCTGTTCTTGGTGTGGGCTTTACTGGTGCTTTAGCCAGCACTCATCCAAAACTTGGAGACCACag GTTCCACTTGTCTACAAGAACGTCTGACAGACTATGGGTATCTACAGTTACCTTGTCAAAG GGTTTGCGAACTCGAGAGCAAGAAGATAAGGTTTCAAGTCATCTTTTACTCAAG GCAATGGCAAGTGCTTGCAAAGTTCCAGCAACATTTAACTCCGAGTTGACTGACTCTGAAACAGTCGATGAATGTGAGCAGCAGTTCAGTGAAGATCAAGAACTAGAACAGATTATAAATGGGGAGATATGCTTTAAGGTCTATCCATTTTTGAATG AGACACAAGTGTTCaatgaagaaaggaaaataatactGTCTGGTTCTTTTAATCCGTTACACGATGGTCACCTCAAGCTTTTGGAAGTTGCGACTAG AATTTGTGGCAATGGCTACCCATGCTTTGAGTTATCAGCAGTCAATGCTGACAAACCTCCATTATCAGTTTCTCAAATCAAAGATCGTGTGAAGCAATTTGAAAAAGTTG GAATGACTGTGATTATTTCAAATCAgccttatttttataagaaagCTGAATTTTTTCCTGGCAGTGCTTTTGTAATTGGCGCAGACACAGCAGCGAGGCTAATAGAT CCCAAGTATTATGATGGGGACCCTGGAAAGATGGTGGAGGTACTGAGTGGATGCAAAAGAACTGGATGCACTTTCATTGTGGCTGGCCGTAATATTGATGGCGTTTTCAAG GTTCTTGAAGATTTTGACATTCCAGAGGTGGTACGAGACATTTTTGTCTCCATACCAGTAGAAGAGTTCCGCATGGATATATCCTCTACTGAGATAAGGAAGCGCGGTGGAATGTAA
- the LOC102608277 gene encoding uncharacterized protein LOC102608277 isoform X2, which produces MALLAYNRALKLSRPGAPVLGVGFTGALASTHPKLGDHRFHLSTRTSDRLWVSTVTLSKGLRTREQEDKVSSHLLLKAMASACKVPATFNSELTDSETVDECEQQFSEDQELEQIINGEICFKVYPFLNETQVFNEERKIILSGSFNPLHDGHLKLLEVATRICGNGYPCFELSAVNADKPPLSVSQIKDRVKQFEKVGMTVIISNQPYFYKKAEFFPGSAFVIGADTAARLIDPKYYDGDPGKMVEVLSGCKRTGCTFIVAGRNIDGVFKVLEDFDIPEVVRDIFVSIPVEEFRMDISSTEIRKRGGM; this is translated from the exons ATGGCTTTGTTAGCTTATAATCGGGCACTTAAGCTCTCTAGACCAG GTGCCCCTGTTCTTGGTGTGGGCTTTACTGGTGCTTTAGCCAGCACTCATCCAAAACTTGGAGACCACag GTTCCACTTGTCTACAAGAACGTCTGACAGACTATGGGTATCTACAGTTACCTTGTCAAAG GGTTTGCGAACTCGAGAGCAAGAAGATAAGGTTTCAAGTCATCTTTTACTCAAG GCAATGGCAAGTGCTTGCAAAGTTCCAGCAACATTTAACTCCGAGTTGACTGACTCTGAAACAGTCGATGAATGTGAGCAGCAGTTCAGTGAAGATCAAGAACTAGAACAGATTATAAATGGGGAGATATGCTTTAAGGTCTATCCATTTTTGAATG AGACACAAGTGTTCaatgaagaaaggaaaataatactGTCTGGTTCTTTTAATCCGTTACACGATGGTCACCTCAAGCTTTTGGAAGTTGCGACTAG AATTTGTGGCAATGGCTACCCATGCTTTGAGTTATCAGCAGTCAATGCTGACAAACCTCCATTATCAGTTTCTCAAATCAAAGATCGTGTGAAGCAATTTGAAAAAGTTG GAATGACTGTGATTATTTCAAATCAgccttatttttataagaaagCTGAATTTTTTCCTGGCAGTGCTTTTGTAATTGGCGCAGACACAGCAGCGAGGCTAATAGAT CCCAAGTATTATGATGGGGACCCTGGAAAGATGGTGGAGGTACTGAGTGGATGCAAAAGAACTGGATGCACTTTCATTGTGGCTGGCCGTAATATTGATGGCGTTTTCAAG GTTCTTGAAGATTTTGACATTCCAGAGGTGGTACGAGACATTTTTGTCTCCATACCAGTAGAAGAGTTCCGCATGGATATATCCTCTACTGAGATAAGGAAGCGCGGTGGAATGTAA
- the LOC107175605 gene encoding transcription factor PHYTOCHROME INTERACTING FACTOR-LIKE 15-like isoform X1 encodes MNNQVPWNFSVASGDSEKGQSSRNENSFDFLESSASQLPTSWHQTSHSLDTDVDDFSDVFGNLMDVELSAASSAHFPSSLVSKLETSSCEHDKGQSSGMVKKPDKIVLRKCLCDATEISEGMERKPDNRPKRTHSAEVHNQSERRRRDRINKRLKSLKELVPNCNKSDRASVLDDAVNYVKALRHQLEMMSAQGGAIFQSPFMSPSGHQSTEVPQISPNVPISPKLGMGSGIGTGMVDVLFSWSSRDIIGSLGQSASFISSRCRLATNACIQKSCSLSNANAMCSFTTLASIC; translated from the exons ATGAACAACCAGGTACCTTGGAATTTTAGTGTCGCTAGTGGGGACAGCGAAAAAGGGCAATCCTCCCGAAATGAAAACagttttgattttcttgaATCTTCTGCCAGTCAGCTGCCAACTTCTTGGCATCAAACTTCCCATTCATTGGATACTGACGTGGATGACTTTTCAGACGTTTTCGGGAACTTAATGGACGTTGAGCTTTCTGCAGCATCATCTGCACATTTCCCTTCTAGCCTTGTATCAAAGTTGGAGACTAGCTCCTGTGAACATGATAAGGGTCAATCGAGTGGGATGGTGAAGAAACCCGATAAAATTGTTCTCCGAAAGTGTCTATGTGAT GCAACAGAAATATCAGAAGGGATGGAGAGAAAGCCAGATAACCGTCCTAAAAGAACGCATTCAGCTGAAGTACATAATCAGTCTGAGAGG AGGAGAAGGGACCGGATCAACAAAAGGCTTAAAAGTTTGAAGGAATTAGTACCCAATTGCAACAAG TCTGATAGAGCTTCTGTGCTGGATGATGCTGTTAATTATGTTAAAGCCTTAAGGCATCAACTTGAA ATGATGTCAGCTCAGGGAGGAGCCATATTCCAGTCTCCATTCATGTCACCAAGTGGGCATCAAAGTACAGAAGTTCCCCAGATTTCCCCAAATGTGCCCATTAGTCCAAAATTAGGAATGGGCAGTGGCATTGGGACCGGAATGGTTGACGTGTTGTTCAGCTGGTCATCCCGTGATATCATCGGCTCCCTCGGCCAGTCTGCATCCTTCATTAGCAGCAGGTGTAGGCTTGCCACTAATGCCTGCATCCAGAAATCTTGCAGTCTCTCAAATGCAAATGCCATGTGTTCGTTCACAACACTTGCGTCCATCTGTTGA
- the LOC107175605 gene encoding transcription factor PHYTOCHROME INTERACTING FACTOR-LIKE 15-like isoform X2, with protein sequence MNNQVPWNFSVASGDSEKGQSSRNENSFDFLESSASQLPTSWHQTSHSLDTDVDDFSDVFGNLMDVELSAASSAHFPSSLVSKLETSSCEHDKGQSSGMVKKPDKIVLRKCLCDATEISEGMERKPDNRPKRTHSAEVHNQSERRRRDRINKRLKSLKELVPNCNKMMSAQGGAIFQSPFMSPSGHQSTEVPQISPNVPISPKLGMGSGIGTGMVDVLFSWSSRDIIGSLGQSASFISSRCRLATNACIQKSCSLSNANAMCSFTTLASIC encoded by the exons ATGAACAACCAGGTACCTTGGAATTTTAGTGTCGCTAGTGGGGACAGCGAAAAAGGGCAATCCTCCCGAAATGAAAACagttttgattttcttgaATCTTCTGCCAGTCAGCTGCCAACTTCTTGGCATCAAACTTCCCATTCATTGGATACTGACGTGGATGACTTTTCAGACGTTTTCGGGAACTTAATGGACGTTGAGCTTTCTGCAGCATCATCTGCACATTTCCCTTCTAGCCTTGTATCAAAGTTGGAGACTAGCTCCTGTGAACATGATAAGGGTCAATCGAGTGGGATGGTGAAGAAACCCGATAAAATTGTTCTCCGAAAGTGTCTATGTGAT GCAACAGAAATATCAGAAGGGATGGAGAGAAAGCCAGATAACCGTCCTAAAAGAACGCATTCAGCTGAAGTACATAATCAGTCTGAGAGG AGGAGAAGGGACCGGATCAACAAAAGGCTTAAAAGTTTGAAGGAATTAGTACCCAATTGCAACAAG ATGATGTCAGCTCAGGGAGGAGCCATATTCCAGTCTCCATTCATGTCACCAAGTGGGCATCAAAGTACAGAAGTTCCCCAGATTTCCCCAAATGTGCCCATTAGTCCAAAATTAGGAATGGGCAGTGGCATTGGGACCGGAATGGTTGACGTGTTGTTCAGCTGGTCATCCCGTGATATCATCGGCTCCCTCGGCCAGTCTGCATCCTTCATTAGCAGCAGGTGTAGGCTTGCCACTAATGCCTGCATCCAGAAATCTTGCAGTCTCTCAAATGCAAATGCCATGTGTTCGTTCACAACACTTGCGTCCATCTGTTGA